A part of Lacinutrix sp. 5H-3-7-4 genomic DNA contains:
- a CDS encoding IS3 family transposase, with protein MKTRNRAKGFASLSTIASCFGLKRDAYYKYKSRADKRLKIEQQIIEIVSKRRKSLPREGVRKLEKSLKDDFIKANLKVGRDALFNVLRKHQMLTLRKKTSAKTTNSYHRFYKYNNLIKDIEITRPNQVWVSDITYIRTIKGFCYLALITDMHSRKIVGYDLSDSLELKGCVRALNKAIYQAKNINGLIHHSDRGIQYCSNQYTQILKSKKIDISMTEENHCYENAMAERVNGILKDEFYLDQTFDNVTHAKRAAKNAINLYNEIRLHLSLDYKTPNMVYKLSA; from the coding sequence ATTAAAACTAGAAATAGAGCTAAGGGATTTGCTTCTTTATCAACTATAGCTAGTTGTTTTGGACTTAAACGTGATGCGTATTACAAATACAAATCTAGAGCTGATAAACGTTTAAAAATAGAACAACAAATTATAGAAATTGTAAGTAAAAGACGTAAATCCCTTCCTAGAGAAGGCGTGCGTAAACTCGAAAAATCACTAAAAGACGATTTTATCAAAGCTAACTTAAAAGTTGGTAGAGATGCTTTGTTTAACGTGCTTAGAAAACACCAAATGCTGACTCTTAGAAAGAAAACTAGTGCCAAAACAACGAATTCTTATCATCGCTTTTACAAATATAATAACCTGATAAAAGATATCGAAATTACAAGGCCAAATCAAGTGTGGGTAAGTGATATAACATACATAAGAACTATTAAAGGTTTTTGTTATCTCGCTTTAATAACAGATATGCACTCTCGAAAAATTGTTGGCTATGATCTTAGCGATAGCTTAGAACTAAAAGGATGTGTAAGAGCGTTAAACAAAGCTATTTATCAAGCTAAAAACATTAATGGGCTTATTCATCATTCAGATAGAGGAATACAGTATTGTAGCAATCAATACACCCAAATACTTAAAAGTAAAAAGATAGATATTAGTATGACCGAAGAAAATCATTGTTATGAAAATGCCATGGCTGAACGCGTAAACGGCATACTTAAAGATGAATTCTATCTCGACCAAACCTTTGATAACGTGACTCACGCTAAAAGAGCTGCAAAAAATGCAATTAATTTATACAACGAAATAAGATTACATTTATCTTTAGACTATAAAACACCTAATATGGTATATAAATTATCAGCGTAA
- a CDS encoding type II toxin-antitoxin system HigB family toxin produces the protein MRVIAKRTLRDFWEKHADCEEQLKSWFRETEKFEWTNINELKKDYPSASILKDNRIVYNIKGNNYRLIVKFNFEYQICWIRFIGTHAEYDKIDANNI, from the coding sequence GTGAGAGTAATAGCGAAAAGAACTTTACGAGACTTTTGGGAAAAACACGCTGACTGTGAAGAACAATTAAAGTCTTGGTTTAGAGAAACTGAAAAATTCGAATGGACAAATATTAATGAATTAAAAAAAGATTATCCAAGCGCAAGTATTTTAAAAGATAACAGAATAGTTTACAACATTAAAGGAAATAATTACCGATTGATTGTAAAATTCAACTTTGAATACCAAATATGTTGGATAAGATTCATCGGAACTCACGCAGAATACGATAAAATAGACGCAAATAATATCTGA
- a CDS encoding DUF305 domain-containing protein, with the protein MENNNKKKYSKFLIMIAISMIAMFLLMYTHSYQIIDHFWFSETRLFMTLIMGGSMVIIMLLFMLNMYKSKKNNIALLALGIVMIFGGISLVRSQITVTGTDYMEGMIPHHSIAILTSKRADIKDPRVRKLADQIIKTQRKEIMEMEWLIKDIKKTVF; encoded by the coding sequence ATGGAAAATAACAATAAAAAGAAATATAGTAAATTTTTAATAATGATTGCTATTTCAATGATAGCAATGTTTTTATTAATGTATACACACTCATATCAAATAATCGATCATTTTTGGTTTAGTGAAACGCGATTATTTATGACGCTTATTATGGGTGGCTCTATGGTAATTATCATGCTATTATTTATGCTTAATATGTATAAAAGTAAAAAAAACAATATAGCATTATTAGCCTTAGGCATAGTAATGATATTTGGTGGTATTAGTCTTGTAAGAAGCCAAATAACAGTTACAGGCACTGACTATATGGAAGGTATGATTCCGCATCACTCTATAGCTATTTTAACAAGCAAGAGAGCAGATATTAAAGATCCCAGAGTTAGAAAACTTGCAGACCAAATTATAAAAACTCAGCGTAAAGAAATAATGGAAATGGAATGGCTAATTAAGGATATTAAAAAAACGGTGTTTTAA
- a CDS encoding WG repeat-containing protein, which produces MRTFINILIILLLVISCKPNKAELNSAESQTYKRISGNKTWGFVNQNGDTIIPLNKYKFLNPIDEEGMILAENNGKRGYINITQDTLIPFKYDDLSVFSNGLAPAELNRKHGFIDRKGKVVIPFEYENESHFYKCGLARVRKNNKYGFIDKTGKVIVPIEFEKVRDNKADELVCAMKNGKWAFFSCDGKRLTDFEYDKITEVSYNDRTNTYFKKGLCRVEKNGQLGYINSNFETIVPFGKFDIAEPYQNNLAIVSKNGKYGIIDSLGTLIIPLKYDLIEHPAIYSNIFAEFLTNDSGKYGLLDSNGDILLENKYKEIIWDRLKRGENQQKYFIYKENGKFGAINTKGEIIIPFEYEQLSNFKYRDFTIAKKNDKFGVINSFAETIIPFEYNSINCNERKQWCNLLILEKDGNVGLADLKGQLKIPSIYQEISPCFYDETNRFIVKKNNFFGIIDIDENIIIPIEYNEISNWVEYGPDEHFVTKNKKKGLISREGKIVIPPIYDEILVDNSKLIKVKKNSLFGTINWKNEIVNPIEYEQILWEWPYLSYKELDTIYLKKNGKYFTTDTKGKVLEQKVSAKLIDEKFGYLLN; this is translated from the coding sequence TTGAGAACATTTATAAACATATTGATTATTCTTTTGCTTGTGATTTCTTGCAAACCAAATAAGGCGGAATTAAATTCAGCTGAATCTCAAACCTACAAACGAATTAGTGGAAATAAAACTTGGGGATTCGTAAATCAAAACGGAGATACAATTATACCTCTTAACAAATATAAATTTCTGAATCCGATTGATGAGGAAGGAATGATACTTGCAGAAAATAATGGAAAAAGAGGCTACATAAATATTACTCAAGATACCTTAATACCTTTTAAATATGACGATTTGAGTGTGTTTTCAAATGGACTTGCACCAGCGGAATTAAATAGGAAACACGGATTTATTGACAGAAAAGGTAAAGTCGTAATACCATTTGAGTATGAAAACGAGAGTCATTTTTATAAGTGTGGTTTAGCTAGAGTGCGTAAAAACAATAAATATGGATTTATTGACAAAACTGGCAAAGTAATAGTTCCAATAGAGTTTGAGAAAGTAAGAGATAATAAAGCGGACGAACTAGTATGCGCAATGAAAAATGGAAAATGGGCATTTTTCTCTTGTGATGGTAAAAGACTTACTGATTTTGAATATGACAAAATCACAGAAGTTTCATATAACGATAGGACTAATACATATTTTAAAAAGGGATTATGTCGAGTTGAAAAAAACGGTCAACTTGGATATATCAATTCAAATTTTGAAACTATAGTTCCTTTTGGGAAATTTGACATTGCAGAACCTTATCAAAACAATTTAGCGATAGTATCTAAAAATGGAAAATATGGAATTATTGATAGTTTAGGAACTTTAATAATTCCTTTAAAATATGACCTAATCGAACATCCTGCGATATACTCAAATATATTTGCCGAATTTTTAACCAATGATTCGGGAAAGTATGGATTACTTGATTCCAATGGAGATATTCTTCTCGAAAACAAATACAAAGAAATTATTTGGGATAGACTCAAACGAGGAGAAAACCAACAAAAATATTTCATCTATAAAGAAAATGGGAAATTTGGAGCTATAAACACAAAAGGAGAAATAATTATACCTTTTGAATATGAGCAATTATCAAATTTTAAATATCGAGATTTTACTATAGCAAAAAAGAATGACAAATTTGGTGTTATTAACTCATTTGCCGAAACCATTATTCCTTTCGAATATAACTCAATAAATTGTAATGAAAGAAAACAATGGTGCAACCTTTTAATACTTGAAAAAGATGGTAATGTAGGTTTAGCAGACTTAAAAGGGCAATTAAAAATCCCTTCCATTTACCAAGAAATATCACCTTGCTTTTACGATGAAACGAATAGATTTATTGTGAAAAAAAACAACTTTTTTGGTATAATAGATATTGATGAAAATATAATTATTCCAATAGAATATAATGAAATATCTAACTGGGTGGAATATGGTCCAGATGAACATTTTGTAACAAAGAACAAAAAGAAAGGATTAATTAGCAGAGAAGGAAAAATAGTAATTCCACCTATTTATGATGAGATTTTAGTAGATAACTCTAAACTAATAAAAGTTAAAAAAAACAGTTTATTTGGAACAATCAATTGGAAAAACGAAATAGTTAATCCAATAGAATACGAACAAATTTTATGGGAATGGCCATATCTGTCATATAAAGAATTGGACACTATTTATTTAAAAAAGAATGGAAAATATTTTACAACTGACACTAAAGGAAAAGTTTTAGAACAAAAGGTAAGCGCAAAATTGATTGATGAGAAATTTGGTTATTTATTAAACTGA
- a CDS encoding peroxiredoxin encodes MRYTLLLLTLFFIFSCEEKSTQPVLLSGDYRAELKVSETDILPFTFKVKDANNLTVFNAEEEIEVDEIEYRNDSVFIKMPVFEALLAAKIEDERLKGNFIVEGKNRVVPFTAKKSKSRFNVNTKAEANIAGNWETVFSPNTEADSYIAKGVFKQEGNIVTGTFLTETGDYRFLEGIITGNDLKLSTFDGAHAFLFTGKVTDSTINGTFFSGNHWKEPFTAKRNENYNLPNANNLTYLNEGYDSLAFTFPDANGNMVSLNDERFKNKVVLVQIMGTWCPNCLDESKYYTEFYKQNKDKGLEIVALAFEYAKTEAKAFAGIKRLQERISITYPILLAQTGSTSKQEAQKKLPMLNHVLSYPTTVFVDKQGKVRKIHTGFNGPATGEKFVEFKTEFNEFVNKLLEE; translated from the coding sequence ATGCGATATACACTATTACTTTTAACTTTATTTTTTATATTTTCTTGTGAAGAAAAATCAACTCAGCCAGTTTTATTATCTGGAGATTATAGAGCCGAATTAAAAGTAAGTGAGACAGATATACTACCATTTACTTTTAAAGTAAAAGACGCAAATAATTTAACTGTTTTTAATGCAGAAGAAGAAATAGAAGTTGATGAAATAGAATACCGCAACGATTCTGTATTTATAAAAATGCCTGTTTTTGAAGCACTTTTAGCGGCTAAAATTGAAGATGAAAGACTAAAAGGAAACTTTATAGTTGAAGGCAAAAATAGAGTAGTGCCATTTACAGCAAAAAAAAGCAAATCAAGATTTAATGTTAATACAAAAGCTGAAGCTAATATTGCTGGAAATTGGGAAACTGTTTTTAGTCCAAATACAGAAGCCGATAGTTATATAGCAAAAGGTGTTTTTAAACAAGAAGGTAATATAGTAACAGGTACTTTTTTAACCGAAACTGGAGATTATCGCTTTTTAGAAGGAATTATTACAGGTAACGATTTAAAACTATCTACTTTCGATGGTGCGCATGCGTTTTTATTTACAGGTAAAGTAACAGATTCTACCATAAACGGTACATTTTTCTCTGGAAACCACTGGAAAGAACCTTTTACAGCAAAAAGAAACGAAAATTACAATTTACCAAATGCTAATAATTTAACCTATTTAAATGAAGGTTACGATAGCTTAGCATTTACATTTCCAGATGCTAATGGCAACATGGTGTCTTTAAATGATGAACGTTTTAAAAACAAAGTAGTTTTAGTACAAATTATGGGAACTTGGTGTCCTAATTGTTTAGATGAAAGCAAATATTATACAGAATTTTACAAGCAAAATAAAGATAAAGGTTTAGAAATTGTAGCCTTAGCTTTCGAGTATGCAAAAACTGAAGCTAAAGCCTTTGCAGGTATTAAGCGTTTACAAGAAAGAATAAGTATTACTTACCCAATATTATTGGCACAAACAGGAAGCACAAGTAAGCAAGAAGCACAAAAAAAGTTACCAATGTTAAACCATGTACTAAGTTACCCAACTACAGTGTTTGTAGATAAGCAAGGTAAAGTACGCAAAATACACACAGGTTTTAATGGTCCGGCAACTGGTGAAAAGTTTGTAGAGTTTAAAACCGAATTTAATGAGTTTGTTAATAAATTACTGGAAGAATAA
- a CDS encoding type II toxin-antitoxin system RelE/ParE family toxin, whose translation MSKNKYRISQQAIEDLNKIWIYTFHKWSKEQADRYYDLIIAEIEFIAENYLIGKSAEQTRKNYRVTKIKSHLIFYRKVENDIVEIVRILHQRMDIKKRLK comes from the coding sequence ATGAGTAAAAACAAATATCGCATAAGCCAACAAGCGATTGAAGATTTAAATAAAATTTGGATTTATACTTTTCACAAATGGTCTAAAGAACAAGCAGACAGATATTACGATTTAATAATAGCGGAAATTGAATTTATTGCAGAGAACTATCTGATTGGAAAATCAGCTGAACAAACTCGAAAAAATTATCGAGTAACGAAAATCAAATCACATCTGATTTTTTATAGAAAAGTTGAAAATGATATTGTAGAAATCGTTAGAATTTTACATCAGAGAATGGATATTAAAAAACGACTGAAATAA
- a CDS encoding DUF3997 domain-containing protein — protein MTKTLRITKIILTLIGILTLNSCWNNPGESELIIGNYFVEWNDLVANRALVEKTEKDSPYSSGIISNYVFAVGNNSDFIIAKQHPYLNDLTITKYFIIDLKKREKTNEDGIYGPMDKQQFDKKSKGLNISELDFDQVYNENPN, from the coding sequence ATGACCAAAACATTGCGAATTACAAAAATCATATTGACTTTAATCGGAATCTTGACTTTAAATTCCTGTTGGAATAATCCAGGCGAATCTGAATTAATAATCGGAAATTACTTTGTGGAATGGAACGATTTAGTCGCTAATAGAGCATTAGTAGAAAAAACCGAAAAAGATTCGCCATATTCAAGTGGAATTATTTCTAATTATGTTTTCGCGGTTGGAAATAACTCTGATTTTATAATCGCTAAACAACATCCATATTTGAATGACTTAACCATCACTAAATATTTCATAATTGACTTAAAGAAAAGAGAAAAAACAAATGAAGATGGAATTTATGGACCAATGGACAAACAACAATTTGACAAAAAGTCAAAGGGCTTAAATATATCAGAATTGGATTTTGACCAAGTGTATAATGAAAACCCTAATTGA
- a CDS encoding type II toxin-antitoxin system ParD family antitoxin gives MGKNTSISLGNHFEDFIREEVNSGRYGSVSEVIRSALRLLEREEKKERELIKALEVGENSGFVENFDPKQHLEELHRKHL, from the coding sequence ATGGGAAAAAACACATCAATATCACTCGGAAATCATTTTGAGGATTTTATCAGAGAAGAAGTAAATTCTGGTAGATATGGTTCGGTTAGCGAAGTAATTCGTTCAGCATTACGCTTGTTAGAGCGCGAAGAAAAAAAGGAAAGAGAACTGATTAAAGCTCTCGAAGTTGGAGAAAATAGTGGATTTGTTGAAAATTTTGACCCAAAACAACATCTGGAAGAATTACATCGTAAACACTTATGA
- a CDS encoding type II toxin-antitoxin system HigA family antitoxin — protein MKITPIRNEKDYQKALDRLEGIFDAKKGTEHGDELEILSILIDRYENENFPIGMPDPIEAIKFRMEQMGMKQKDLAEVVGFKSRVSEILSKKRKLTLGMIRKLNSTLHIPTEVLVQDY, from the coding sequence ATGAAAATAACACCGATAAGAAACGAAAAAGACTATCAAAAAGCTCTCGACAGACTTGAGGGTATTTTTGATGCAAAAAAAGGAACTGAACATGGAGATGAATTGGAAATTCTTTCAATCTTAATTGACAGATATGAAAATGAGAACTTTCCAATTGGAATGCCTGACCCAATTGAGGCAATCAAATTTCGAATGGAACAAATGGGAATGAAACAAAAAGATTTAGCCGAAGTTGTCGGATTTAAAAGTAGAGTTAGTGAAATTTTAAGTAAAAAACGTAAACTGACTTTAGGAATGATTAGAAAACTGAACTCAACACTTCATATTCCGACTGAAGTTTTAGTTCAAGATTATTAA
- a CDS encoding transposase — translation MYKNDKVIRRYSEPFKLKILAELTTGKHTKSELCKLYSIAPTTVNEWIKKYNRKDLMNTRVKVETKDEISRIKALQKENEKLKKLLLKKDLDAMVEESYLEVAAEKLGYKNVQQLKKKLNI, via the coding sequence ATGTACAAAAATGACAAAGTAATTAGACGGTATTCAGAACCTTTTAAATTAAAAATTTTAGCCGAACTTACAACCGGAAAACACACAAAAAGCGAACTTTGTAAACTCTACTCTATTGCACCTACAACTGTAAACGAGTGGATTAAAAAATACAATCGTAAAGACTTAATGAACACCAGAGTAAAAGTGGAAACTAAAGACGAAATATCTAGAATTAAAGCGCTACAAAAAGAGAATGAAAAACTTAAAAAGCTACTACTTAAAAAGGATCTCGATGCTATGGTAGAAGAATCTTACCTGGAAGTAGCTGCTGAAAAATTAGGATATAAAAATGTTCAGCAACTTAAAAAAAAACTCAATATCTAG
- a CDS encoding site-specific integrase yields MSSIKVVLRKNKIDKAGLAPLYLRVIKNRKTKFISLSVKLQPNEWDEDKQKVKKNHKSSTRLNAYISKKIADAEGEIADLERRNQSTSARRIKEAIKGKPLINFFEFAYDRCEKLKDTVTLSTYRSYKNNIEKFERFVGHREIMFDDITATTLKNYASHCSSKLGNNNTTINYAFRILNLMFREAKSEDLISNELAPFTKFKVKKNKTTKRYLNEEQFDAFMNLEVPQEHKAQVIKDMFIFSVFSGGLRFGDVIELQWKNYDSKNHRITKTIRKTKRQHSIKIGQKAVDILEKYKTKDQKQNDIIFPFAKVDELYFKDREHRSLITNRAISLSNMYLSRIGKELELPFNLSFHISRHTFATRALNNGMRIEHVSKLMDHSDIGITQVYAKIIGSELDNAVDKYIN; encoded by the coding sequence ATGTCTTCAATTAAAGTAGTTTTAAGAAAAAACAAGATAGATAAAGCAGGACTTGCACCGCTTTATTTACGAGTAATCAAAAACAGAAAAACTAAATTCATTTCATTAAGTGTAAAACTACAACCGAATGAATGGGATGAAGATAAACAAAAAGTCAAGAAGAATCATAAAAGCTCTACAAGATTAAACGCGTACATCTCTAAAAAGATAGCAGATGCAGAAGGGGAAATTGCAGACCTTGAAAGAAGAAATCAATCTACATCAGCAAGAAGAATAAAAGAAGCTATTAAGGGTAAACCCTTAATTAACTTTTTTGAGTTTGCTTACGATAGATGCGAGAAGCTTAAAGATACTGTAACACTATCCACTTACAGAAGCTATAAAAACAACATCGAAAAGTTTGAAAGGTTTGTAGGGCATCGTGAAATAATGTTTGATGATATTACAGCGACAACCTTAAAAAATTATGCTTCACATTGCAGTTCTAAATTAGGCAACAATAACACAACTATAAATTATGCGTTTAGAATCCTTAATTTAATGTTTAGAGAAGCTAAAAGCGAAGATTTAATTTCTAATGAACTTGCACCTTTTACAAAGTTTAAAGTAAAGAAAAACAAGACTACAAAGCGTTATTTAAACGAAGAACAGTTTGATGCATTTATGAATTTAGAAGTACCACAAGAACATAAAGCACAAGTTATCAAAGATATGTTTATCTTTTCTGTTTTTTCTGGTGGGTTACGTTTTGGAGATGTTATCGAATTGCAATGGAAAAACTACGATAGCAAAAATCACAGAATCACAAAAACGATAAGAAAAACCAAAAGACAGCACAGCATTAAAATAGGTCAAAAAGCGGTTGATATTTTAGAGAAGTACAAAACCAAAGACCAAAAGCAAAACGATATAATTTTTCCATTTGCAAAAGTTGATGAGTTATATTTTAAAGATAGAGAACATAGAAGTTTAATAACCAATAGAGCAATTTCATTAAGTAATATGTATTTAAGCAGAATAGGAAAAGAATTAGAACTACCGTTTAATTTATCCTTTCATATTAGCCGACACACATTTGCTACCAGAGCATTAAATAATGGTATGCGTATAGAACACGTATCTAAATTAATGGATCATTCCGATATTGGTATTACGCAAGTGTATGCAAAAATAATAGGTAGTGAATTAGATAACGCGGTAGATAAATATATAAATTAA
- a CDS encoding DUF5063 domain-containing protein translates to MQNLTKEIQSLLESKETQDFLKVARGFIELIESKEIKEKEFYPEIHKKLTELYNVGISLKSVELIHSSEKSEFETVIREKLKEQNVNLISSLGKDCFYWEVFDPTYEKENEPTQGWLVDDVADIYADLKEELYKIDQIGTDEAIEDGLWQLKFGFTSHWGNHCVNAIRALHYIYYDGKTTM, encoded by the coding sequence ATGCAAAATTTGACTAAAGAAATACAATCATTACTCGAATCAAAAGAAACTCAAGATTTCCTAAAAGTTGCTCGTGGATTTATTGAACTGATTGAAAGTAAAGAAATAAAGGAAAAAGAATTTTATCCTGAAATTCACAAAAAACTGACTGAATTATATAACGTTGGAATTTCTCTGAAATCGGTCGAATTAATTCACTCAAGTGAAAAATCGGAATTTGAAACTGTTATAAGAGAGAAACTAAAAGAACAGAACGTAAATCTGATTTCCTCACTTGGAAAAGATTGTTTTTATTGGGAAGTTTTTGACCCAACCTACGAAAAAGAAAACGAACCGACGCAAGGTTGGTTAGTCGATGATGTTGCAGATATTTATGCGGATTTAAAAGAGGAACTTTATAAAATAGACCAAATCGGAACGGACGAGGCAATCGAAGATGGACTGTGGCAATTGAAATTCGGATTTACATCTCATTGGGGCAATCATTGTGTGAATGCAATAAGAGCTTTGCACTACATATATTACGATGGAAAAACAACAATGTAA
- a CDS encoding DUF2199 domain-containing protein has protein sequence MFWKRKKNKTGEFKCSECGKVHSEWPALTFKSPANYDFLSDKEKTELGKLESDFCEIHYEDQIDRFIRVTLSQKVKDACETLEYGLWVSLSEKSYLDYKENYNNPNHETGYFGWLCSNVPEYGDTSSIPCDVMTKSGNDRPEIFPHEDFDHPFVRDYYDGILKTEAENRINEMIKNVG, from the coding sequence ATGTTCTGGAAAAGAAAGAAAAACAAAACAGGAGAATTTAAATGTTCTGAATGTGGAAAAGTCCATTCGGAATGGCCTGCTCTGACTTTTAAATCACCTGCGAATTACGACTTTCTGTCTGATAAAGAAAAAACAGAACTTGGGAAATTAGAGTCGGATTTTTGCGAAATTCATTATGAAGACCAAATTGACCGTTTTATAAGAGTTACGCTTTCTCAAAAAGTAAAAGACGCTTGTGAAACTCTGGAATATGGACTTTGGGTTTCATTAAGCGAAAAAAGTTATTTAGACTATAAAGAAAATTACAATAATCCGAATCACGAAACTGGATATTTTGGTTGGTTATGTAGCAACGTTCCTGAATATGGAGATACATCTTCAATTCCTTGTGATGTAATGACTAAAAGTGGAAATGACAGACCTGAAATTTTTCCTCACGAAGATTTTGACCATCCATTTGTTCGAGATTATTACGATGGAATTTTAAAAACAGAAGCAGAAAATAGAATAAACGAAATGATAAAAAACGTTGGGTAA